A portion of the Thunnus maccoyii chromosome 20, fThuMac1.1, whole genome shotgun sequence genome contains these proteins:
- the mmp21 gene encoding matrix metallopeptidase-21, giving the protein MLTFIQLIIFLFWTTISSADAEKLFHNRDHSDLQTLNSHQAELITDKYTAELFLSRYGFIKPVNWEEIQFEDSDTSFHDDFLDDLHAVIQEGTSLPHSRDAPQDDDQYDHNSPTKSRAFISALEEFQKVSGLPVTGLFDEATKLAMNKPRCGVPDKKLDLNTPVVPENSSASDIENSPNDSFNETDSNNTANNLINDTSFGSGNSSEDDLFNFNDTESVLTVISNDTDVIHTDHTLKNSSQDINMDSQMVNVSVNIRQSETALVRKRHLATLVSKSRRRRDLSETGYRAFSKKVLKWRLIGEGYSNQLSIEEQRYIFRLAFRMWSEVSPLEFVEDTRSPLEDIDIRLGFGTGRHLGCNQRFDGTGQEFAHAWFLGDIHFDDDEHFTAPNAGSGISLLKVAVHEIGHVLGLPHIYRPGSIMQPSYLPHLSGFEMDWMDRKAIQHLYGGCKGRFSTVFDWIRKEKTPYGEVVVRFNTYFIRDSWYWLYENRNNRTRFGDPVALQIGWRGIPVDGVDAHVHVWSRKRDAVYFFKGTQFWRYDSDNDQVFMQDPEGHRYPRIISEGFPGVSGPIDTAIYDRRDSYIYFFKRTLVYAFDVEANGLARGFPKNIRDVFPPVVSGDHPDGNIDSAYFSYTHNAIFLLKGTQFWQVVSSRDRWRRPSLPRNGLLPHKEVDQHWFDICNVHPTALKLTR; this is encoded by the exons ATGCTGACTTTTATCCAGCTgataattttccttttttggacAACCATTAGCTCAGctgatgcagagaaacttttccATAACCGGGATCATTCTGATTTGCAGACTCTTAATTCCCACCAAGCTGAGCTCATAACAGATAAATACACAGCAGAG TTGTTTCTCTCTAGATATGGATTCATTAAACCAGTGAACTGGGAGGAGATCCAGTTTGAAGATTCAGACACTTCTTTTCATGATGATTTCCTAGACGACCTTCATGCAGTGATCCAGGAGGGGACCTCACTGCCTCACTCAAGGGATGCTCCTCAAGATGATGATCAGTATGACCACAACAGTCCAACTAAAAGCAGAGCGTTTATTTCAGCACTTGAGGAGTTTCAGAAGGTATCGGGCCTGCCTGTCACAGGTTTGTTTGATGAGGCCACCAAGTTGGCCATGAACAAACCGAGGTGTGGAGTCCCCGACAAGAAGCTTGACCTAAACACTCCTGTAGTGCCTGAGAACAGTAGTGCCTCAGATATTGAAAACAGTCCAAATGACTCTTTTAATGAGACTGACAGTAACAACACAGCaaataatttaatcaatgaCACTTCTTTTGGTTCTGGTAACTCCTCTGAGGATGACTTATTCAATTTTAACGACACAGAAAGTGTTCTCACAGTCATTTCCAATGACACCGATGTAATTCACACAGATCacactttaaaaaacagctcacaagACATCAACATGGACAGTCAAATGGTAAATGTCAGTGTGAATATACGACAGAGCGAAACAGCGCTTGTTAGGAAACGTCACCTTGCCACTCTTGTATCCAAGAGTAGGCGGAGGAGAGATTTGAGTGAAACAGGTTACAGGGCCTTTTCTAAGAAAGTTTTGAAGTGGAGACTGATTGGAGAAGGCTACAGCAATCAGTTGTCTATTGAGGAGCAGAGGTACATCTTCAGACTGGCCTTCAGGATGTGGAGTGAAGTGTCTCCGCTGGAGTTCGTGGAGGACACACGTTCCCCACTGGAAGATATTGATATCAGGCTGGGCTTTGGCACAG GAAGGCATCTGGGATGCAATCAGAGGTTTGATGGCACTGGTCAGGAATTTGCCCACGCCTGGTTCCTGGGTGATATACACTTTGATGACGATGAACATTTCACTGCTCCCAACGCTGGCAGTGGCATCAGCCTTCTTAAA GTGGCAGTTCATGAGATCGGCCATGTCTTGGGTCTGCCCCATATCTACAGGCCTGGATCTATAATGCAGCCCAGCTATCTGCCCCATTTGTCTGGCTTTGAGATGGACTGGATGGACAGGAAAGCCATCCAGCACCTCTATG GGGGATGTAAGGGTCGATTCAGCACTGTATTTGATTGGATCAGAAAGGAAAAGACACCCTATGGGGAGGTAGTAGTCCGCTTTAACACATATTTCATCAGAGACAGCTGGTACTGGCTGTATGAGAACAGAAATAACAGAACACGCTTTGGAGACCCAGTTGCACTTCAGATTGGCTGGCGTGGCATTCCCGTCGATGGAGTGGATGcgcatgtgcatgtgtggtcCAGAAAAAGAGATGCAGTTTACTTCTTCAAAG GTACCCAGTTCTGGAGGTATGACAGTGATAATGACCAGGTGTTCATGCAGGATCCAGAAGGTCACCGCTATCCAAGAATAATCTCTGAGGGTTTCCCAGGGGTCTCCGGCCCCATTGACACAGCGATATATGACAGGAGAGACTCCTACATCTACTTCTTCAAACGCACTCTT GTGTATGCATTCGACGTGGAGGCCAACGGCTTGGCAAGAGGCTTCCCAAAAAACATCCGAGATGTTTTCCCTCCAGTGGTGAGTGGAGATCATCCAGATGGCAACATTGACTCTGCCTACTTCTCCTACACCCACAATGCCATCTTTCTTCTCAAGGGCACGCAATTCTGGCAGGTGGTGAGCAGCCGCGATCGCTGGCGCCGGCCCTCTCTGCCACGAAATGGCCTGCTGCCACACAAGGAGGTGGATCAGCACTGGTTCGACATCTGCAATGTTCATCCCACTGCACTCAAACTAACCCGCTGA
- the uros gene encoding uroporphyrinogen-III synthase, whose product MHVLLLKEPRDGDSGPDPYIKELESHGHKATLIPVLSFKFVSLNTLTDKLFQPEKHGGLIFTSPRAVEAVKMCLEAEDRREEWNSSVKDKWNSKSIYVVGKATAALVRNLSLNPLGEDTGTAEVLSRVIIEREDTNIPPLFFPCGSIKREVLPTALRENGVPLETLTVYQTTEHPDLEKNLKNYFTEQGAPASIAFFSPSGVKFCLKVVRKLSGEQLSQIKFAAIGPTTQDAMTAEGLCVSCAAEKPTAEHLAAAIAKALQ is encoded by the exons ATGCACGTACTGCTTCTCAAAGAGCCAAGAGATGGCGATTCTGGACCAGATCCTTACATCAAG GAGTTGGAATCACATGGTCATAAAGCAACCTTAATTCCTGTGCTGTCTTTTAAATTTGTCTCATTAAACACCTTGACAGATAAG CTTTTCCAGCCAGAAAAACACGGAGGTCTCATATTTACTAGTCCAAGAGCAGTGGAAGCTGTGAAGATGTGCTTAGAAGCAGAAGACAGAAGGGAAG AGTGGAATAGCTcagtgaaagacaaatggaACAGCAAGTCCATCTATGTGGTTGGGAAGGCAACTGCTGCATTAG TACGAAATCTTAGTCTGAACCCTTTGGGCGAGGACACGGGGACAGCAGAGGTGTTATCACGTGTTATTATTGAAC GAGAGGACACAAATATCCCcccactttttttcccctgtggCTCAATCAAAAGAGAAGTCTTGCCCACGGCTTTAAGGGAAAATG GAGTTCCCCTTGAGACGCTGACTGTCTATCAAACAACTGAACATCCAGACCTGGAGAAAAATCTAAAGAACTACTTCACAGAGCAG GGCGCTCCAGCCAGCATAGCTTTCTTCAGTCCATCAGGAGTGAAGTTTTGTCTAAAAGTGGTGCGGAAGCTGTCAGGTGAACAGCTGAGTCAAATCAAG tttGCAGCCATAGGTCCTACTACACAAGACGCTATGACAGCAGAGGGCCTGTGTGTCAGCTGTGCTGCAGAGAAGCCAACAGCTGAACACCTGGCGGCAGCGATAGCCAAAGCTCTACAGTAA